A genomic window from Ananas comosus cultivar F153 linkage group 22, ASM154086v1, whole genome shotgun sequence includes:
- the LOC109726932 gene encoding carboxylesterase 1-like has translation MDDVRDSAAALTPSKSSNIFLQIVEHLDGTISRPFVPTTSASASSKDVPLNPAHNTWLRLYLPHEGDAAEEEEKEEEKLLPIILYFHGGGFVLFGADSAIYDSPCAAMAASVPALVVSLHYRLAPEHRLPAAYDDALDALLWLRSQPTAAAAPEPWIARRGDFSRCFVMGSSSGANMAYHAALRFAADDSETLTLRGLVLNQPYFGGAERTASEAASEDDFMLPLRANDMLWRLSLPPGADRDHEFCNPLAAPRPPALRKLPRCFVKGCKGDPLIDRQREFAQFLEGEGVEVVANLDDEGFHAIELFVPAKAEALFAEIREFIYGDAALATVGGGGVVESEAS, from the exons ATGGACGACGTTCGAGACTCCGCAGCAGCGTTGACTCCATCGAAGAGCTCCAACATCTTCCTGCAAATCGTCGAACACCTCGACGGCACCATCTCCCGCCCCTTCGTCCccaccacctccgcctccgcttccTCCAAGGACGTCCCCCTCAACCCCGCGCACAACACATGGCTCCGCCTCTACCTCCCCCATGAGGGagacgcggcggaggaggaggagaaggaggaggagaagctcCTCCCGATCATCCTCTACTTCCACGGCGGCGGCTTCGTCCTCTTCGGCGCCGACTCCGCCATCTACGACTCCCCCTGCGCGGCCATGGCCGCCTCCGTCCCTGCCCTCGTCGTCTCCCTCCACTACCGCCTCGCCCCGGAGCACCGCCTCCCCGCCGCCTACGACGACGCCCTCGACGCCCTCCTGTGGCTCCGATCCCAACccacggccgccgccgcgccggagCCGTGGATCGCGCGGCGCGGGGACTTCTCCCGGTGCTTCGTGATGGGGAGCAGCTCCGGGGCGAACATGGCCTACCACGCCGCGCTCCGTTTCGCCGCCGATGATtcggaaaccctaaccctaagggGGCTGGTGCTGAACCAGCCCTACTTCGGCGGGGCGGAGAGGACGGCGTCGGAAGCGGCGTCGGAGGACGACTTCATGCTGCCGCTCCGCGCCAATGACATGCTCTGGCGGCTTTCCCTCCCCCCCGGGGCAGACAGGGATCACGAATTCTGCAACCCCCTCGCCGCGCCGCGGCCGCCGGCTCTAAGGAAGCTGCCCAG GTGCTTTGTGAAAGGGTGCAAGGGGGACCCGTTGATCGATAGGCAGCGGGAGTTCGCCCAGTTTCTGGAAGGCGAAGGCGTCGAGGTGGTGGCGAATCTCGACGACGAAGGGTTCCATGCGATCGAGCTCTTCGTCCCGGCCAAGGCCGAGGCCCTGTTTGCCGAGATCCGTGAATTCATTTACGGCGACGCCGCGCTCGCCAccgtcggcggcggaggtgtGGTGGAATCGGAGGCTTCTTGA